The following proteins come from a genomic window of Lolium rigidum isolate FL_2022 chromosome 5, APGP_CSIRO_Lrig_0.1, whole genome shotgun sequence:
- the LOC124655807 gene encoding LRR receptor-like serine/threonine-protein kinase FEI 1, whose protein sequence is MAISHGNGHAAALVAAAALLLCSTASMALTPDGEALLELKTAFNATAGRLGSWRPADGDPCGWEGISCSFPDLRVQSINLPYMQLGGIISPSIGKLSKLQRLALHQNSLHGSIPLEIKNCTELRAIYLRANYLQGGIPPEVGELEHLTILDLSSNLLRGTIPASIGSLTHLRFLNVSTNFFSGEIPNVGVLGTFKSSSFVGNLELCGLPIQKACRGTLGFPAVLPHSDPLSSSGVTPISSNKTSHFLNGIVIGSMSTMAVALIAVMGFLWVCLLSRKKNGVDYVKMDKPTVPDGAKLVTYQWNLPYSSSEIIRRLELLDEEDVVGCGGFGTVYKMVMDDGTAFAVKRIDLNRERRDKTFEKELEILGSIRHINLVNLRGYCRLSTAKLLIYDFMELGSLDGYLHGDAQEDQPLNWNARMKIALGSARGLAYLHHDCSPGIVHRDIKASNILLDRFLEPRVSDFGLARLLVDSETHVTTVVAGTFGYLAPEYLQNGHSTEKSDVYSFGVLLLELVTGKRPTDSCFLNKGLNIVGWLNTLTGEHRLEEIVDERSGDVEVEAVEAILDIAAMCTDAVPGQRPSMSAVLKMLEEEILSPPLSELYYEQHLEF, encoded by the exons ATGGCCATCAGCCACGGCAATGGGCacgccgccgccctcgtcgccgcggccgcgctcctcctctgctccacCGCGTCCATGGCGCTCACCCCGGACG GAGAGGCGCTGCTGGAGCTGAAGACGGCCTTCAACGCCACGGCGGGGAGGCTAGGCAGCTGGAGGCCCGCCGACGGCGACCCCTGCGGCTGGGAGGGCATCTCCTGCTCATTCCCCGACCTCCGGGTCCAATCCAT AAATCTGCCCTATATGCAGCTCGGAGGCATTATCTCGCCCAGCATCGGGAAGCTCAGCAAGCTACAGAGACT AGCTCTGCACCAGAACAGCTTGCACGGCTCGATCCCTTTAGAGATCAAGAACTGCACCGAGCTCAGAGCGAT TTACCTTAGAGCCAACTACCTGCAAGGGGGCATCCCGCCGGAGGTCGGCGAGCTCGAACACCTCACCATCCT GGACTTGTCGAGCAATCTGTTGCGGGGCACGATACCGGCGTCGATCGGGAGCCTGACTCATCTGCGTTTCCT GAATGTGTCTACCAATTTCTTCTCAGGGGAGATCCCCAACGTCGGCGTCCTTGGAACCTTCAAGAGCAGCTC ATTTGTCGGAAATCTCGAGCTCTGCGGGCTGCCTATCCAGAAAGCATGCCGTGGAACCCTCGGATTTCCTGCGGTGCTGCCACATTCTGACCCCCTCTCCTCATCTG GTGTTACTCCGATCAGCAGTAACAAGACTTCACACTTCCTGAATGGCATTGTGATTGGCTCAATGTCAACTATGGCTGTTGCGCTGATCGCGGTAATGGGTTTCCTCTGGGTATGCTTGCTGTCCAGGAAGAAGAACGGTGTGGACTATGTAAAAATGGACAAGCCCACTGTCCCGGATG GTGCAAAGCTTGTGACGTACCAGTGGAACCTTCCGTATTCATCGAGTGAGATTATTAGAAGGCTAGAGTTGCTCGATGAAGAGGACGTGGTTGGTTGCGGCGGGTTTGGTACAGTGTACAAGATGGTGATGGACGATGGCACGGCATTTGCCGTCAAGAGGATAGACCTCAACCGCGAGAGGCGGGACAAGACTTTTGAGAAGGAGCTCGAGATCCTGGGCAGCATTAGGCACATTAACCTCGTCAATCTGCGAGGTTACTGCCGCCTCTCCACAGCCAAACTGCTAATCTACGATTTCATGGAGCTCGGCAGCTTGGACGGCTATCTTCATG GAGACGCACAGGAGGATCAGCCACTGAACTGGAATGCACGCATGAAGATTGCCCTGGGTTCCGCTCGAGGGCTAGCGTATTTGCACCATGATTGCTCGCCGGGGATCGTCCACAGGGACATCAAAGCCAGCAACATCCTTCTCGACAGATTCTTGGAACCCCGTGTATCTGATTTCGGCCTTGCGAGGCTGCTCGTGGACAGTGAGACCCATGTCACGACTGTTGTGGCGGGTACCTTTGGGTACCTAGCTCCAG AGTACCTGCAAAATGGCCATTCAACTGAGAAATCAGACGTGTATAGCTTTGGAGTGCTTTTGCTGGAGCTGGTGACAGGAAAGAGGCCTACTGATTCTTGCTTCCTCAACAAGGGACTCAACATCGTTGGCTGG CTGAACACGCTGACAGGGGAGCACCGTCTGGAGGAGATCGTGGACGAGAGGTCGGGTGACGTGGAGGTAGAAGCTGTCGAAGCCATCCTGGACATCGCGGCGATGTGCACAGACGCTGTCCCGGGGCAGCGCCCCTCGATGAGCGCGGTGCTGAAGATGCTGGAggaggagatcctgtccccgcctCTGAGCGAGCTCTACTACGAGCAGCATCTGGAGTTTTGA
- the LOC124655808 gene encoding uncharacterized protein LOC124655808 has translation MARRSSGGGFRSTPRRRTPAPAKPAAAPGPAPHSNGGLMGGGSFASNVFDGLTWGAGSSIGRRLVDFFAGPRTIRVAEAPSQAPAPVSDACDIHNMAFADCIKQNASDISQCQFYIDMLNQCSRDSSGGGIPATTTFA, from the exons ATGGCACGCCGCAGCTCAG GAGGAGGATTCCGCTCCACGCCGCGCCGGAGGACCCCGGCGCCCGCAAAACCGGCGGCGGCCCCTGGCCCCGCTCCACACAGCAATGGCGGCCTCATGGGAGGAGGATCGTTCGCGTCCAACGTCTTCGACG GATTGACCTGGGGCGCCGGCAGCAGCATAGGCCGCAGGCTCGTCGACTTCTTCGCCGGGCCGCGCACCATCCGAGTCGCCGAAGCTCCTTCTCAGGCGCCGGCGCCCGTCTCGGACGCTTGTGACATCCACAACATGGCCTTCGCAGAT TGCATCAAGCAGAACGCAAGCGACATCAGCCAGTGCCAGTTCTACATCGACATGCTCAACCAGTGTAGCCGCGACTCCTCCGGCGGTGGCatccccgccaccaccaccttcgCCTAG
- the LOC124655809 gene encoding uncharacterized protein C6C3.02c-like yields the protein MGRRSSGGGFRSAPRVKTPAPKPATKTSAPVPAAQGGGAPTSIIGTVGSAIADGIGWGIGTSMAHRALDSVLGPRTIRVVEGHESPAATNAASPAPLDACNIHNKAFGDCINQNGSDISRCQFYLDMLNQCRREGGAGASTMA from the exons ATGGGACGCCGCAGCTCAG GTGGAGGTTTCCGCAGCGCACCACGGGTCAAAACCCCTGCTCCCAAGCCAG CAACAAAGACATCTGCTCCGGTGCCGGCGGCACAGGGAGGCGGCGCTCCGACCTCCATCATCGGAACTGTCGGATCTGCCATCGCTGACG GGATTGGTTGGGGCATCGGGACTAGCATGGCGCACAGGGCGCTAGACTCTGTGTTGGGTCCGCGCACCATCAGGGTCGTCGAAGGACACGAATCTCCGGCTGCTACCAATGCTGCATCTCCTGCTCCTTTGGATGCGTGCAACATCCACAACAAGGCCTTCGGTGAT TGCATCAACCAGAACGGGAGCGACATCAGCAGGTGCCAGTTCTACCTCGACATGCTCAACCAGTGCCGCCGTGAAGGAGGTGCAGGAGCATCTACCATGGCTTAG